In a genomic window of Penaeus vannamei isolate JL-2024 chromosome 38, ASM4276789v1, whole genome shotgun sequence:
- the LOC113803749 gene encoding uncharacterized protein isoform X2, translated as MATPQRPPRATTQLTRHTVNGFRYQVAMITKGRAVFVQAVEWLYQGGPCVKTHFLSLGNSRASFKQKFNSEQRHLLENGAPFRQYDISLLYIILQLMCGLARSSDPAWTSPPAGQPLEHLLYKVKQKRNNIAHTNDVQQMSDQRLTKELRKLGRLFSRILRLAGIRRGIRPHVFRDEIWGIKQDFRDLLRKVREPLQATDLGELPQLQQEIRNFQDILRQNVQQESRQELFAFYPHLWDVTLAQWLYPDLKIQPSLNFTNLVIVEDTSTLSPSQEQKHQPSDISHENLLQVKQRNGRLPEVIIISGEGGIGKTTLLKHMLEMWVRDPSQIEGLQDVSPLLYLQLRGCTISSWNDLLKHLLHNTFQGSGLTTDIFADLFQTMQVVILLDGYDEVSKKAKKLITDLLNNCGTTRIVVTTRPGCAKELTQIMKSKKNVMNVEIKGIRREDRPYFIENTLGAFVQCPIHRTSLKDRIVRILENMDFEKDGLDVPLTLILLIIREVVAPDQSSQDIFEDLTRLMAGKVEERLAVKGIDDVEDRVKEYHEFQKKVALRGLKRQEHDLLSETVEDLKEKCTALNLPYKEMLSGFLVSKKSRQGLFIVSFWSFPHNRFQEHWAAGYVVTQLLKMSRSLPDLSGLLDSSCLPDFKNKSYLQHFNRVNNIQLDFPENPILEIYADDANEARQLAYSATTKPRSDGLMEVLADITRTLALSQKNLLDKVATAIISLVLYSNVNYLETANTSQRYYQMIMASGQHAGIVKASARVLSEVKRLETKETSLRGVLPILDHLKTGCVRVYFLQDTPNLPSNKVLSALKDLAKKDVEIHLKCLMKPSAFSELCLEAVTGPGRHSRLTRFEGYLTGKGMRLLPESLEELLTRSDAEGMRALQARLPHLPNLQSLDFGGRLTAAEIPFLPTVIEELILTTDGEGLKALATRLPRLKKLRFLCFEGRLEDAEMPLLPRGLRMAWVETDGQGLRALAGRLPELKSLYDLDIRLLECPSAASLPLLPYEGSNLTLDLRALAPLPLPWVCDVVCALCSARRRSTRLLLPSACDDAQVESIKQELEGRGARFPPLAKGIKFHFEGEPEAQRPLAPPPALVPPPQRRWLYCALVVGVVLVARLIVVMLP; from the exons ATGGCGACCCCGCAGCGACCCCCCCGCGCCACCACCCAACTCACAAGGCACACGGTCAATGGCTTCCGGTACCAGGTGGCTATGATCACCAAGGGCCGCGCCGTGTTCGTGCAGGCGGTCGAGTGGCTGTACCAAGGGGGGCCGTGTGTTAAGACTCACTTCCTTAGTTTGGGAAACTCAAGAGCAAGCTTTAAGCAGAAGTTCAACAGCGAACAGAGACATTTGTTAGAGAATGGTGCCCCGTTTAGGCAGTACGACATCTCACTGCTCTATATCATTCTCCAACTCATGTGTGGACTGGCTCGTTCCAGTGACCCTGCATGGACCTCCCCCCCGGCAGGTCAACCTCTAGAGCACCTTTTGTATAAGGTTAAGCAGAAGAGGAACAACATAGCACACACGAATGACGTCCAGCAGATGTCAGACCAAAGGCTTACGAAAGAATTGAGGAAACTCGGCCGCTTATTCTCCAGGATCCTTCGACTGGCCGGGATCCGACGCGGGATCCGACCTCATGTCTTTCGGGATGAGATCTGGGGAATCAAGCAGGATTTCCGCGACCTCCTGCGGAAAGTCAGAGAGCCCCTCCAAGCTACTGACTTGGGCGAACTGCCGCAACTGCAGCAAGAGATTAGAAATTTTCAGGATATCCTTCGGCAGAACGTCCAGCAGGAGAGTCGACAAGAGTTGTTTGCTTTCTACCCTCACCTGTGGGATGTGACTCTCGCACAGTGGCTGTATCCGGATCTGAAAATCCAACCCAGTCTAAACTTCACCAACCTGGTGATCGTGGAAGACACGTCCACTCTGTCGCCATCTCAGGAGCAGAAGCATCAACCCAGTGACATTTCCCACGAGAATCTGCTGCAGGTTAAGCAGCGAAATGGTCGCCTTCCTGAAGTGATCATAATATCAggcgaaggaggaatagggaaaaccACGCTGCTGAAGCACATGCTGGAGATGTGGGTGAGAGATCCTTCGCAAATTGAGGGACTTCAAGACGTTTCTCCCCTGCTTTACCTACAACTCCGTGGCTGCACAATCAGCAGTTGGAATGACCTGCTGAAGCATCTCCTTCATAATACATTTCAGGGCTCTGGACTTACCACTGATATCTTTGCGGATTTATTCCAGACAATGCAAGTTGTTATCTTGTTAGACGGTTATGACGAAGTGAGCAAGAAGGCCAAAAAATTGATAACCGATCTTCTGAACAATTGTGGCACCACACGCATTGTGGTAACCACGAGGCCAGGCTGTGCGAAAGAGCTAACTCAAATCATGAAGAGTAAAAAGAATGTAATGAACGTCGAAATCAAAGGAATCCGCAGAGAGGACCGACCCTACTTTATTGAAAACACTCTGGGCGCGTTTGTGCAGTGTCCCATCCACAGGACCAGCTTGAAGGATAGAATAGTGAGAATCCTTGAAAACATGGACTTTGAGAAGGATGGGCTTGATGTCCCACTCACTTTGATCCTACTGATCATCCGCGAGGTCGTAGCACCAGACCAAAGTTCACAGGACATCTTTGAAGATTTGACAAGGCTCATGGCAGGCAAGGTGGAAGAGAGATTGGCAGTGAAAGGCATCGATGATGTTGAAGATAGAGTCAAAGAGTATCATGAATTTCAAAAGAAAGTGGCTCTCAGGGGTTTAAAGAGACAAGAACACGACTTATTGAGCGAAACAGTAGAAGATTTAAAGGAAAAGTGTACTGCTCTAAACTTACCCTACAAGGAAATGCTTTCTGGCTTTCTGGTGTCGAAGAAATCGCGACAAGGTCTCTTTATCGTTTCTTTTTGGTCCTTCCCACACAACCGATTCCAAGAACACTGGGCTGCTGGTTATGTAGTTACTCAGCTGTTAAAGATGTCTCGTTCTTTGCCAGACTTATCAGGACTGCTGGATTCTTCATGTCTACCCGATTTCAAGAATAAAAGTTACTTACAGCATTTCAATCGCGTGAATAACATACAATTGGACTTTCCTGAAAACCCCATCCTTGAAATTTATGCAGATGATGCCAATGAAGCCAGGCAGCTGGCATATTCGGCGACAACAAAGCCCAGGTCGGATGGATTAATGGAAGTCCTCGCTGACATAACACGCACATTAGCTTTGTCACAGAAAAATCTTCTGGATAAAGTCGCCACAGCCATCATCAGCCTCGTCTTATACAGTAACGTTAATTATTTAGAGACTGCAAATACAAGCCAGAGGTATTACCAAATGATCATGGCATCGGGACAGCATGCAGGTATAGTGAAAGCGAGTGCCAGGGTGTTGAGCGAAGTTAAACGCCTTGAAACTAAGGAAACCTCTCTGCGTGGCGTATTGCCCATACTCGACCACCTCAAGACTGGCTGCGTGCGCGTGTATTTCCTCCAAGACACACCGAACCTCCCGTCCAACAAGGTCCTCTCTGCGTTGAAGGATTTGGCCAAAAAGGACGTCGAAATACATCTGAAATGTCTAATGAAGCCATCTGCATTCTCCGAGCTGTGTCTTGAGGCGGTCACGGGTCCAGGACGTCATTCCCGACTAACGAGGTTCGAAGGTTACTTGACGGGAAAGGGAATGCGGCTTCTGCCGGAGAGCCTGGAGGAGCTCCTAACCAGGTCTGACGCAGAAGGGATGCGAGCTCTGCAAGCGCGACTCCCTCACCTGCCGAATCTTCAAAGCCTAG ATTTCGGCGGCCGCCTGACAGCAGCAGagatccctttccttcccactgtGATTGAGGAGCTGATTCTCACGACCGACGGGGAGGGCCTGAAGGCGCTGGCGACGAGGCTCCCGCGGCTGAAGAAGCTGCGGTTTCTCT GCTTCGAGGGCCGCCTGGAGGACGCCGAGATGCCCCTCCTGCCCCGCGGTCTGAGGATGGCCTGGGTCGAGACGGACGGGCAAGGCCTCAGGGCTCTGGCAGGGCGGCTTCCGGAGCTGAAGAGCCTCTATGACCTAG ACATCAGGCTGCTGGAGTGTCCTTCGGctgcctccctgcccctcctcccctacgaGGGCTCCAACCTGACGCTGGACCTGCGGGCCCTCGCGCCCCTGCCACTTCCCTGGGTCTGCGACGTCGTGTGTGCGCTCTGCTCCGCGCGCAGACGCAGCACGCGGCTCCTGCTCCCCTCCGCCTGCG ACGACGCACAGGTGGAGAGCATCAAGCAGGAGCTCGAAGGCCGCGGCGCCAGGTTCCCTCCGCTCGCCAAGGGGATCAAGTTCCACTTCGAGGGCGAGCCAGAGGCACAGCGccccctagccccccctcccGCGCTCGTGCCGCCCCCCCAACGGCGCTGGCTGTACTGCGCTCTCGTCGTCGGCGTCGTCTTGGTGGCTCGGCTGATAGTTGTGATGTTGCCATGA